The following proteins are encoded in a genomic region of Montipora foliosa isolate CH-2021 chromosome 10, ASM3666993v2, whole genome shotgun sequence:
- the LOC137973501 gene encoding gamma-aminobutyric acid type B receptor subunit 2-like, whose product MNFLPIWTTCFVVANLNARYSIAFNETDTKWESVGSETRYNTTTQVLPTKILKINHELFIGGFFDLNTPHGAGELYATMMAVKEINQDPTFLADYKIALFHKRSTEGELSVGTSVLYDYLHTEPTKLMLLGPFDDDLAKTVAAYAGLPEFGALQFSYGATDLELTKDRKRFPLFFRTVPTERVFNEPRLRFIHHFGWKDEIGLIYDTSPYYSQINEEFAESLERNGTTIVANEGFTQDPGVAVKTLKEKGAHIIVGTFPHSRAREVFCQAYLNDMKGENYVWIITSIPDVNSTSDWWVPEPSSKLGCTRSQMEEVLDHHFTFYFKNQIRGTLVSGKTTDQFFTEYNQEVPAVFRSARAPFAYEAMWAIAVTLERARPILSGWNLKLHELAYGRQIVSQLLKEEAFEVEFTGPSGEVSFDENGDRRCKVFIQQFRKSIGVQEVGIYDYNPPTLTLKGKSEGNGTPVALERVQWPAGQPYQRKASSDSWLYIRFPLFISCSLLSGILLLCCVLCYASLLAFRRHRVIQHSGFYLTQLLILGCMFSLFSVVLFGIDGSLVSFEAMQLLCKARSWCLSLGYTICLASLLPRVLFAYRVVSWRPVSIKKVPWKWMHWLALCIFLTDVIILVTWQLLFDPRAVKVLREVSRPRPYEEQTLLIEKCVSNYEEAALALLLVPKGILLLIGTLAAWPARRLYFPLCNNTRDCCLCVLISAVVCIIETLIIMRVRNYPNSFYCVTGFLIMALTGALLIIGVLPQLKRAQKCKRKALSSQECNDLELVHENSCSQCECNVCADPKTFRPQLASCSSPDSCVRVYQDCDYMVNKVPNKTTENEPRIVTERVYVDQPVIPTAESHTQTLKVTFETAGIQTTIVRSKSASVLTEPETVVEQAEVMLQTEEEEPKLVVNAETQTINAKLTDKNIQTTRKTLLDIHVQTVQRKMSHAEIQTDDPPPPPPPPPPDILSEESDTASVTSSISSSPKPERRARKKKLYDIKPKIDTNLSAKRKEMVIKSSNVATPRLRVTAPVPYNSRVEDYSPLSPRSRDPSPAPMSRRGSNR is encoded by the exons ATGAATTTTCTCCCTATATGGACTACGTGCTTTGTTGTCGCGAACCTGAATGCGCGTTATTCCATCGCCTTTAACGAGACGGACACAAAATGGGAGTCTGTCGGCTCAGAAACAAGATATAATACAACCACACAAGTGTTGCCgaccaaaattttaaaaataaatcacGAGCTTTTCATCGGCGGGTTTTTCGATCTTAACACCCCCCACGGAGCAGGGGAACTTTATGCCACTATGATGGCCGTCAAGGAAATCAATCAAGATCCTACATTTTTAGCGGATTATAAGATAGCTCTATTCCATAAAAGATCAACAGAG GGTGAGCTAAGTGTAGGCACAAGTGTTCTATATGATTACTTACATACAGAACCCACCAAATTGATGCTGCTCGGACCGTTTGATGACGACTTGGCCAAGACAGTAGCGGCTTATGCTGGACTGCCAGAGTTCGGTGCTTTGCAG TTTTCTTACGGTGCCACGGATCTTGAATTGACCAAAGATAGGAAAAGATTTCCTCTGTTTTTCCGAACTGTGCCCACAGAACGCGTGTTCAACGAACCTCGTTTGCGGTTCATTCATCACTTTGGATGGAAAGATGAGATTGGACTGATTTATGATACATCGCCATACTACTCACAG atAAATGAAGAATTTGCTGAAAGCCTAGAACGCAATGGTACAACGATTGTGGCCAACGAAGGATTTACACAAGATCCTGGAGTTGCAGTCAAAACCTTGAAG gaaAAAGGAGCTCACATCATCGTTGGGACATTTCCTCACTCTAGAGCGAGGGAAGTTTTTTGTCAG GCGTATCTTAATGACATGAAAGGCGAAAACTATGTTTGGATTATAACTTCTATTCCGGATGTGAACTCTACATCTGATTGGTGGGTTCCTGAGCCTTCCAGTAAGCTTGGTTGCACGAGATCGCAGATGGAAGAAGTTCTAGATCATCACTTTACGTTTTACTTCAAGAACCAAATCAGAGGAACTTTGGTCTCCGGAAAG actACTGACCAATTCTTCACTGAATATAATCAAGAAGTCCCAGCCGTCTTccgtagtgcgcgtgcgccgttTGCCTATGAGGCCATGTGGGCGATTGCTGTTACTCTTGAGCGGGCTCGACCGATACTAAGTGGTTGGAATTTGAAACTACATGAACTGGCGTATGGTCGACAAATAGTCAGCCAATTACTCAAAGAGGAAGCATTTGAGGTGGAATTCACAGGACCATCG GGAGAGGTGTCGTTTGACGAGAATGGAGACAGGAGGTGTAAAGTTTTCATCCAACAGTTTAGGAAATCAA TTGGAGTTCAAGAAGTCGGAATATATGACTACAATCCCCCCACACTAACCTTGAAGGGAAAATCGGAAGGAAATGGTACCCCTGTGGCACTGGAAAGGGTGCAATGGCCAG CTGGTCAACCTTATCAAAGAAAAGCATCAAGTGACTCCTGGCTTTACATTAGATTTCCTCTGTTTATCTCATGTTCATTGCTATCGGGGATTCTCTTGCTCTGTTGTGTTCTCTGTTACGCCTCGCTGTTAGCTTTCAGACGTCACAG GGTAATCCAACACTCTGGTTTTTATCTCACGCAGCTGCTTATCTTGGGCTGTATGTTCAGCTTGTTTTCTGTTGTCTTATTTGGCATCGATGGATCTTTGGTGTCTTTCGAAGCTATGCAGTTGCTTTGTAAG gcCCGCTCCTGGTGTTTGAGCCTAGGGTACACAATATGTTTGGCCAGCCTTCTTCCTAGAGTCTTATTTGCTTATCGTGTCGTTTCATGGAGGCCAGTATCAATAAAAAAG GTTCCCTGGAAATGGATGCACTGGTTGGCTCTTTGTATATTtctaactgacgtcatcattttgGTGACCTGGCAACTCCTTTTTGACCCTCGAGCAGTAAAAGTTTTGCGAGAG GTTTCCAGACCTCGTCCTTACGAAGAACAGACACTCCTAATTGAAAAATGCGTGTCAAATTACGAGGAAGCAGCCCTGGCCTTATTGCTTGTTCCCAAAGGAATTCTTTTATTGATCGGTACCCTGGCAGCCTGGCCTGCACGCCGTTTATATTTTCCGTTATGTAACAACACTCGAGATTGTTGCCTTTGTGTGTTGATATCAGCAGTCGTGTGTATCATTGAGACTCTAATTATAATGCGCGTGCGCAACTATCCTAATTCCTTTTATTGTGTGACTGGATTTCTCATCATGGCACTAACCGGCGCTCTTCTTATCATCGGCGTTCTTCCTCAG CTAAAACGTGCTCAGAAATGCAAGAGGAAGGCTTTATCTTCTCAAGAATGTAACGATTTAGAATTGGTCCATGAAAATAGCTGCAGTCAATGTGAATGTAATGTATGCGCAGATCCCAAAACATTTCGTCCTCAGTTGGCTTCGTGTTCCTCGCCTGACTCCTGTGTTCGTGTGTATCAAGACTGCGATTACATGGTCAACAAGGTGCCGAATAAAACAACGGAGAACGAGCCCCGCATTGTAACGGAG CGAGTGTACGTGGACCAACCTGTAATTCCCACTGCAGAGTCTCACACCCAAACGTTGAAGGTCACATTTGAAACAGCTGGGATACAAACCACCATTGTACGGAGTAAAAGCGCCTCTGTGTTAACAGAACCAGAGACAGTGGTAGAACAAGCGGAAGTCATGTTGCAAACGGAAGAGGAAGAGCCCAAGCTCGTTGTAAACGCTGAAACGCAAACTATAAATGCAAAGTTAACAGATAAAAATATTCAGACAACGAGAAAAACACTGTTGGACATTCACGTACAAACAGTTCAAAGGAAGATGAGTCATGCAGAAATTCAAACGGACGAT cctcctcctcctcctcctcctcctcctccagaCATTCTAAGTGAAGAATCAGACACTGCTAGTGTAACAAGTAGCATATCAAGCAGCCCGAAACCGGAGCGTAGAGCGAGAAAGAAAAAACTCTATGACATCAAGCCAAAAATTGACACGAACTTGTCCGCAAAGCGCAAGGAAATGGTGATAAAGTCGAGTAATGTTGCAACGCCGCGACTTAGAGTAACAGCTCCTGTTCCATACAATTCAAGGGTTGAAGACTACTCTCCTTTGAGCCCGAGATCACGGGACCCATCCCCAGCCCCAATGTCCCGTCGTGGATCTAACAGATGA
- the LOC137973500 gene encoding uncharacterized protein — MRQILSAIFFFILSVKLTQGTANFTNATNASITTNSSSNSPNVTTNLTTLYIGAFFDLDSKSGYGRLPMAEQAIEEVNNNENILPGYRLELVPISTQGSFGFGQKVFYEYLNKGPKKIMLLGPGEDSLAKSIAAYAGIPEISLMQFSYGTNDLELASRRDLYPNFFRTVTSAASLDAPRIQFIKAYGWNEVGIIYGDSVDHLKLSNQLAARLRQNNINVLAEVRLQANDPARAIRTIKDKGIHVILGIFPFNAVTRRMICEAYRQKMYGPHFVWMLINSVNNNWWIPKKGEDIACSDLEMKCQIQNHFSFYHTRIIASKKRFYSYANKNRSQIIADYNARVQNNDGTSNKSQNFLDVYDAVWSMAFVLDQSRAQLFHMQGKVLENLTYGDKNATAVFRRNAVNLNFPSPNIGLSVRYYANGDRKNAIVLKQLVISDGKFKLISGGKYSVDTKVFTKSTDVHWFAGTPYTKTQETFTYRTIDRNLFIALIVLASLGIVYALSCLLMLVLNFKKKIVRNSGPLISLLIIIGCVLNYVTVILYGFDYSLVSTDVVTRLCRARAWTFAIGFTLSVGGLTAKLWIAYSVLKERSVRSRNSMTFWMLGILLLLVIIDVIILACWEGLDPLYRALKYVRSQPEYKCFEPITAEAFRAEIEVVEYCNCASLTLWLAVILTFKVLLLLTGGFLAWQTRRVYITSLNDTQHCVSCMFVVILFSLIGAIVAFTTTLYPSAYYGVIGVFIIIATTLILLLLFANKITRLTCGSRPKRTVRTVQTTDNNNINKFTCGAAFAKLFSCCACSAACCMAFCSCFLCSKLYACFRKIFGCKSHTHPSEGGGEDANADFYIGGVPQDKSSDILRLRNELREKNSQLNNLGYKGTVKSIWTQTMDDNDRYVWNAYNSDCGMSDNNASDIEGSQGSEASRRLRRAANKFTIFNQAPDYSHVQSKVNTGIRRTSISSSQQPRRGSRVMENFMSDEERRKLKANLAQKDEEIAKLRKELETVKTKPIDVKYQQSPSQSQGSTPTTQRIILVETPPTPIPPETTSTVQQLPVTAIPPKKESLRRKSIDATPAKPLIDEKTQDKSNKNSTLDPAMENIPKKLNKGSRSENENERGKKVSPGSSPGSEQLRKASRSKEDIETPANKETYDAKHRASLSQVTLSELPTKTAKSSTPPKAAGDVKGESEGPGSEEDKEKKKPAHRKISSWLFNDNENADKNNLQTEKDEKKTDDKDKGMKKAGKSGQETREDKPEKNSPNKGDKISFPAGGDNDTIGKQDADSTGGIKDKALKKQENVLQGERAEKNDRKRSIEILSDEGDYDDDDDDNDDDEDYRGEASSENSENSPSGAAKPKATKRGSRKGRGRRRKLTFGKLNWNAQSKIDSGMGGYKPRRSSVRIPHFKSDYSHVKSRVPSMKDSKSANDAASDTKDRRSSVSLNKTLLPDYYLRRSSDAAVQ; from the exons TTCTCCTATGGAACCAATGATTTGGAGCTCGCCAGCAGACGAGACTTGTATCCCAACTTTTTTCGGACAGTAACATCTGCAGCGTCACTGGATGCACCAAGAATACAATTCATTAAGGCGTACGGATGGAACGAGGTGGGAATCATTTATGGAGACAGTGTGGATCATTTGAAG CTCTCCAATCAGTTAGCAGCAAGATTGAGACAGAATAATATCAACGTTTTAGCCGAGGTGCGGTTACAGGCAAACGATCCAGCAAGAGCCATCCGAACTATAAAG GACAAAGGAATACACGTTATCCTCGGAATTTTCCCTTTTAATGCGGTGACAAGGAGGATGATTTGCGAG GCTTATCGACAGAAGATGTATGGTCCACATTTCGTTTGGATGTTGATAAACAGTGTTAATAACAATTGGTGGATACCAAAGAAGGGTGAAGACATCGCTTGCTCGGATTTGGAAATGAAATGTCAAATTCAGaaccatttttccttttaccACACAAGAATCATCGCTTCCAAGAAGCGTTTTTACAGCTACGCCAATAAG AACAGAAGTCAAATCATTGCTGACTACAATGCTCGTGTACAAAACAACGACGGTACATCAAACAAGAGCCAGAATTTTCTCGATGTTTACGATGCAGTGTGGTCGATGGCATTTGTATTGGACCAATCAAGAGCACAGCTGTTTCATATGCAAGGAAAAGTCTTGGAGAATTTGACGTATGGCGACAAGAATGCAACCGCTGTGTTTAGAAGAAATGCAGTGAATCTGAACTTTCCTTCACCAAACATAGGG TTGAGTGTGAGGTACTACGCCAACGGTGACAGGAAAAATGCGATTGTATTAAAACAGCTAGTGATTTCCG ATGGAAAGTTTAAGTTGATTAGTGGTGGGAAATACAGCGTAGATACCAAAGTATTTACTAAATCCACTGACGTTCATTGGTTTG CCGGTACACCTTATACCAAGACACAAGAGACCTTCACTTATCGGACAATTGACCGCAATCTGTTCATCGCCTTGATTGTTCTTGCTTCTCTTGGCATTGTTTATGctttgtcctgccttttgatgTTGGTGTTGAACTTCAAGAAAAA AATTGTTCGAAACTCTGGTCCACTGATAAGTTTGCTGATAATCATTGGCTGTGTCTTAAATTACGTCACTGTCATTCTTTATGGGTTTGACTATTCACTGGTGTCAACAGATGTGGTCACCAGACTTTGTCGG GCGCGTGCTTGGACATTCGCCATCGGCTTCACTCTGTCAGTTGGAGGACTAACAGCTAAACTGTGGATAGCCTACAGTGTTCTCAAAGAACGATCCGTCAGGAGTAGG AATTCCATGACTTTCTGGATGCTGGGGATCCTGCTTCTTCTTGTCATCATTGACGTCATTATCTTGGCATGCTGGGAAGGCTTGGATCCCCTATATCGAGCTCTAAAATATGTCAGATCTCAGCCGGAATATAAGTGCTTTGAG CCGATAACCGCGGAAGCTTTCAGAGCAGAAATCGAGGTCGTCGAGTATTGCAACTGCGCAAGTCTGACTCTTTGGCTTGCAGTGATTCTTACTTTCAAAGTCTTACTTCTCCTGACGGGTGGCTTCCTTGCCTGGCAGACGAGGCGTGTTTACATTACATCGCTAAATGACACCCAGCACTGCGTTTCTTGTATGTTTGTCGTGATTTTGTTCAGTCTAATTGGTGCCATTGTGGCGTTTACAACAACCCTGTACCCAAGTGCTTATTATGGAGTTATTGGAGTATTTATAATCATCGCAACCACACTGATTCTTTTGCTGTTATTTGCGAACAAG aTCACTCGATTAACCTGTGGAAGTAGACCAAAAAGAACCGTGAGAACTGTACAGACTACAGACAACAACAATATCAACAAATTCACTTGTGGGGCTGCCTTTGCAAAACTTTTTTCCTGTTGCGCATGCTCGGCTGCCTGTTGTATGGCTTTTTGCTCGTGTTTCTTGTGCTCCAAACTGTACGCATGTTTCCGCAAGATATTCGGGTGCAAGTCCCACACACATCCTTCTGAAGGTGGTGGAGAAGACGCTAACGCTGATTTTTATATTGGTGGCGTTCCTCAAGACAAAAGTTCTGATATTTTGCGCCTCAGGAATGAACTGCGAGAG AAAAACTCGCAGTTAAACAATCTCGGCTACAAAGGCACGGTCAAGAGCATTTGGACTCAGACCATGGATGACAACGACAGATATGTGTGGAATGCATACAATTCCGATTGCGGGATGAGTGACAACAACGCAAGTGACATCGAGGGTTCACAAGGCTCTGAGGCTTCACGGCGTCTTCGACGCGCAGCTAATAAATTCACGATATTCAATCAGGCACCTGACTACTCCCATGTGCAAAGCAAG GTCAATACTGGAATCAGACGAACGAGTATTTCTAGCAGTCAACAGCCCAGGAGAGGCTCCCGGGTGATGGAGAATTTTATGTCGGATGAAGAGAGGAGGAAACTAAAAGCAAATTTGGCACAG AAAGATGAGGAAATAGCCAAACTGCGCAAGGAGCTTGAAACAGTCAAAACAAAGCCTATAGATGTCAAGTATCAGCAAAGTCCCTCACAATCACAG GGCTCAACCCCCACCACGCAACGGATTATACTGGTGGAGACACCACCGACACCCATTCCACCGGAAACGACATCCACTGTTCAACAACTCCCGGTAACTGCCATACCCCCCAAAAAGGAATCCTTACGAAGGAAGAGCATCGACGCAACACCCGCAAAACCTTTAATTGACGAGAAGACTCAAGATAAGTCAAACAAGAATTCAACCCTTGACCCGGCTATGGAGAACATTCCAAAGAAACTGAATAAAGGAAGCAGAAGTGAAAATGAGAATGAAAGAGGCAAAAAGGTTTCGCCAGGGTCAAGTCCGGGTTCCGAGCAACTTAGGAAAGCGAGCAGGAGTAAGGAAGACATAGAAACACCTGCAAACAAGGAAACTTACGATGCAAAACATCGGGCGTCTTTATCACAGGTTACATTATCTGAACTTCCCACAAAAACTGCAAAGAGCTCAACACCACCCAAAGCTGCTGGTGACGTGAAAGGTGAGAGCGAGGGGCCTGGAAGTGAAGAGgataaagagaaaaagaaaccgGCCCATAGAAAGATTTCAAGTTGGCTGTTTAACGATAACGAAAATGCAGATAAAAACAACCTGCAAACCGAAAAAGACGAAAAGAAAACAGATGATAAAGACAAAGGCATGAAGAAAGCGGGAAAAAGTGGACAGGAGACACGAGAAGACAAACCTGAGAAAAACAGCCCAAATAAAGGGGACAAAATTTCTTTTCCGGCTGGCGGTGACAATGACACGATCGGTAAACAAGATGCAGATTCTACTGGTGGCATAAAAGACAAAGccttgaagaaacaagaaaacgtTCTTCAAGGGGAGAGGGCTGAAAAGAATGATAGAAAGCGGAGTATCGAAATTTTGAGCGACGAAGGTGAttacgatgatgacgacgatgataatgatgatgacgaggaTTATCGAGGAGAGGCATCTTCGGAAAATAGTGAAAATAGCCCGTCGGGCGCAGCTAAACCTAAGGCAACAAAAAGAGGCTCCaggaaaggaagaggaagacgCAGAAAACTAACTTTTGGGAAATTAAATTGGAATGCCCAATCCAAGATTGACAGTGGAATGGGAGGTTACAAACCGCGAAGAAGCAGCGTAAGAATTCCGCACTTCAAATCCGACTACTCTCACGTGAAATCACGAGTTCCATCGATGAAGGACTCAAAGTCTGCAAATGATGCAGCAAGTGATACCAAAGACAGACGAAGCAGTGTTTCATTAAATAAAACCTTACTGCCTGACTATTACCTCCGCCGAAGTTCAGACGCGGCTGTACAATGA